One Monomorium pharaonis isolate MP-MQ-018 chromosome 4, ASM1337386v2, whole genome shotgun sequence DNA segment encodes these proteins:
- the LOC105833137 gene encoding E3 ubiquitin-protein ligase MYCBP2 isoform X3, with protein MRCGWPAIVTVLTRDQYGEVVHVPGLKIEVKAVPIDKTDITDSDQSRKIRRVSQPDPMTFGGHPQPSLDVPYEVTINNKMCFYAITIMKAYQNYSFEELRFMSPAVKRSSESMLVRPNGDGSYSATWTPSSVGWYSLMITVDGYNMEDNYKVEVKEPPQGMQPPTQNIVKKPQLQPSRLRKFVAKNSAGLRIRAHPSLQSEQIGFVSVNGTIAFVDEIHNDDGVWLRLNAETIKEYCNSSHLEAWCLQYNQHLGKTLLLPVEEPKSILDQVIKETILRKRPDASDDKRKTVTFDAGRSMMVIKCGASGHNIRSKPSLKGAPIGMLALGNTVTVQEYCVNHEGTWVRIDDDSVAKYCFDKSRGVEAWSLAINKQTSVIYMKLEQDLENDPIEKKPIIPDSAVSPSNKGFDFSVPSVSHEGFNFTTQNYTPDTAESIDSCNTNPFVFGSYNQHDSPGSERFTPEKTDSTSKFSKPHSKERVAKEREREKESGGGKFSVLQKWLRGDDKCHGEKRSSPGRDFSEFVGVSVKELVKAMGESRANGNGATPPETPRRMSRSSSPKNPQGGSPRFHSPSSSPVPIPAGSSRQPAVSGNCLFPPVTNTPVSGGMVDSITSQRRGSTQSDTSALVSSLTRDPSQSPSGISTTANTRDLSPSPSCSSLHMRSEGSIASPPDTPKKECADSQESPRKVSQAQTQTSPESATTAMKGHFNIGSSGVKDERHSPKMNRRDHMKAVKTRAKRAMSPANAQQSPSPNRALNLCKDKVKEAISPSVAECLRAVFAAFLWHEGIVHDAMACASFLKFHPSLPKQGALVVTRQTVVQSSDKQQQEQKARQRHSVEVTNAGNYLHIQPSTLETLTRSAANANANRSRKKQENTIKEEIQASTGKLSSLPEFHTVAVLPPALKSLVFLWEELSSNCQQAIEQQSILPSPISQIQTMKLAKRPIPEKRPREDKVKEREKKGSRKKKEWKPIGRANTSEVLAGIERETICELCGSMFPHPVTYHMKMMHPGCGWHAGGKGYNSGGNYCVGWAGNCGDGGVGGSSWYLICDTCRDKYLKARKNKFAKKFVSGISKRKNGTSKVLSPMNSPGGNETHIIMKNNAMFLLDLASASGFNIPKQQRRPSQTLSSVAENYSPPEATGPFPPTGPFQCLQALGIHHSQSHDERYYEETLRRENGQQNNYESNNGTFNNTNGRPLSEYPTSDSDNESGKNRSTFHRSVSMSTGAPWARNSNDGRVVMMRKRNNSSSEMNNETGSSLLCYPSAALQKLVPSMDQSAIVSTSQTEVASNDRIEILMRPVMLFVLQQHNLQHLQLAMKQALRRAACRVYAMQALNWLLRSVTQPICLHDLLWWFVSSLTPVIPSDSTDANDDDNRTEKKEDHDIIGVSEHPLSDLVIAGESVNPLPTVFHTLLQTIADLMLLPPLGSPLQQAAIRCWGIRFTPADHMFLHRSHVFSNISKILSRSEEEEDITMSMHESHQSTVSQQISSWVEALKDLTSNIEIKASSRQAMIGSLTDNSTETFWESGDEDRNKTKVITIVCGAHSLPRMLYVHIDNCRDLTHKVSNVTFLSGVNADEMIKLRTVEIESRSAGWINCPITDQRHMVVGMELKGPDNSLRVRQIRMLGEIEGESLKVGKQLSAQTIQQRNCEAETLKVFRLITSQVFGKLIQGEKQQQMEPTEVTNEDLEDSNDLREHMVGILFSRSNLTHLQKQVCTHIVQAIRKETIRLREEWETLLCSPTPANSVLSDNSDLPKAADTYCFEMLSMVLALSGSSVGQYYLSHQTGLLKDLLSLLHTGSARVQRQVTSLLRRILPEIKPETLANVINVDRLPPTDFSIVSAANSGFIHASDFDEHSAGILDVFLSCIAKALTVQVKVKGKENNGKALQTVSLATSIHPKSYVGTRWWLRGCMTRKLAEVIIQLLKDMASGKLSEEWASITKAAIAENILNLTRLDEKSRDPTECLRSPTLWLALASLCVLNSEHVERLSSGQWSGSEGQPLPPRPTCSNHDDDETTAIIQCNVCGNLCAECDRILHLHRRTRTHLRQVCKEEEEAIRVDLHEGCGRTKLFWILALADSRTLKALVEFRDGAPRKPVGATTGICRFCGTTGNTGLLAIGNICADHDCQEHAKNACNMVHSCGHICGGVRNERTCLPCLHRCLSGTDLKQDADDMCMICFTEALSCAPAIQLQCGHVFHLHCCRHVLMKRWVGPRITFGFSLCPICKIPMDHPTLSEQLASVKELYEDVRRKALMRLEYEGLHKAEGTFALGGRYQDAAAYAMERYAYYVCYKCQKAYYGGEARCDAQLGGESFDPAELVCGGCSDVARAQMCPKHGADFLEYKCRYCCSVAVFFCFGTTHFCKPCHDDFQRVTTIPKSELPICPAGPKAKQLEGDECPLHVKHPPTGEEFALGCGICRNAHTF; from the exons ATGAGATGCGGATGGCCGGCGATCGTCACCGTGCTCACGAGAGATCAATACGGCGAAGTGGTGCACGTGCCCGGATTGAAG ATCGAAGTCAAGGCGGTGCCGATCGATAAAACGGACATCACGGATTCCGATCAGAGCAGAAAGATACGCCGCGTCTCTCAACCGGACCCCATGACATTTGGCGGTCACCCGCAACCATCCTTGGACGTTCCGTACGAGGTGAccatcaataataaaatgtgcTTCTACGCCATCACCATTATGAAGGCCTATCAGAATTACTCGTTCGAGGAACTGAGGTTTATGTCACCCGCCGTGAAGAGATCGAGCGAGAGTATGCTGGTCAGACCTAACGGCGACGGAAGTTACAGCGCTACGTGGACACCGTCCTCCGTTGGCTGGTACTCGCTGATGATCACGGTGGACGGTTACAACATGGAGGAT AATTACAAAGTCGAGGTGAAGGAACCGCCACAAGGCATGCAGCCACCCACTCAGAACATTGTTAAAAAGCCTCAGCTCCAGCCGAGTAGGCTCAGAAAATTCGTGGCGAAGAACAGCGCCGGATTGAGAATACGAGCTCATCCGTCGCTCCAAAGCGAACAGATCGGATTTGTCTCGGTTAATGGCACTATAGCTTTTGTTGATGAG ATTCATAATGACGATGGCGTCTGGCTACGATTAAACGCAGAAACGATCAAGGAATACTGCAACAGTAGTCATCTTGAGGCATGGTGCTTGCAATATAATCAACATTTAGGAAAAACTTTGCTCCTCCCTGTAGAAGAACCAAAATCCATTTTGGATCAAGTTATCAAGGAAACTATCCTGCGGAAACGTCCTGACGCTAGCGACGA CAAGAGGAAGACGGTGACTTTCGACGCCGGAAGAAGCATGATGGTCATAAAATGCGGGGCTTCCGGACACAATATTAGAAGCAAACCGAGCTTGAAAGGCGCACCGATCGGAATGTTAGCGCTTGGAAATACGGTTACCGTTCAAGAATAt TGCGTAAATCACGAAGGAACTTGGGTACGCATCGATGATGATTCGGTGGCTAAGTATTGCTTTGATAAGAGCCGAGGTGTAGAGGCATGGTCGCTCGCAATTAACAAACAAACTAGCGTTATTTATATGAAGCTCGAGCAGGATTTGGAGAACGACCCAATTGAGAAAAAACCGATAATACCGGACTCAGCAGTTTCACCGAGCAATAAAGGTTTCGATTTTTCCGTGCCTTCCGTTAGTCACGAAGGCTTTAATTTTACCACACAAAATTACACACCAGATACGGCGGAATCCATTGATAGTTGCAACACAAATCCATTTGTTTTTGGATCGTACAATCAACATGACTCACCAG GAAGCGAACGCTTTACACCAGAAAAAACTGATAGTACTTCGAAATTTTCGAAACCTCATTCCAAGGAAAGAGTAgccaaagagagagagcgggaAAAGGAAAGTGGTGGGGGAAAATTTAGCGTTCTTCAGAAATGGTTGAGAGGAGATGACAAATGTCATGGAGAAAAGAGAAGTTCTCCGGGCAG AGATTTCTCGGAATTCGTGGGCGTATCTGTAAAGGAGTTGGTAAAAGCGATGGGGGAGAGCCGTGCAAATGGCAACGGAGCAACACCGCCGGAAACTCCGCGGCGAATGTCAAGAAGTTCCTCGCCAAAGAATCCTCAAGGTGGGTCACCAAGATTTCACAGCCCCTCTTCCAGTCCAGTCCCAATACCTG CTGGGTCCAGTCGACAGCCAGCCGTTTCTGGTAATTGCCTCTTCCCTCCTGTTACTAACACACCAG TGTCAGGAGGGATGGTTGACAGCATAACGTCGCAACGTCGCGGCTCAACACAGAGCGACACAAGTGCCTTGGTTAGTAGTCTGACGAGAGATCCATCACAGTCACCGAGCGGTATCAGCACTACTGCCAATACGCGTGATCTATCACCGAGTCCAAGTTGCAGTTCTTTGCACATGAGATCTGAGGGCAGTATAGCTAGTCCGCCTGATACTCCCAAGAAGGAATGTGCT GATTCGCAAGAAAGTCCGCGCAAAGTATCTCAAGCGCAAACGCAGACAAGCCCAGAGAGCGCTACCACGGCTATGAAAGGTCATTTCAACATCGGTTCATCCGGAGTAAAGGACGAGCGACACTCACCGAAAATGAATAGGAGAGATCACATGAAAGCTGTGAAAACAAGAGCGAAGCGTGCTATGTCACCTGCTAACGCACAACAGAGTCCCAGTCCTAATCGtgctttaaatttatgtaaagacAAAGTGAAAGAAGCGATTAGTCCTTCCGTGGCGGAATGTCTGAGAGCTGTCTTTGCTGCGTTCCTATGGCATGAGGGAATTGTACACGACGCCATGGCTTGCGCGAGTTTCCTCAAGTTTCACCCAAGTTTACCGAAACAGGGTGCGCTAGTCGTAACCAGACAAACCGTGGTGCAATCCAGCGACAAGCAGCAACAGGAGCAAAAGGCACGTCAAAGACACTCCGTTGAAGTGACGAACGCTGGCAATTATTTACACATTCAACCTAGTACGTTGGAGACTCTCACACGATCAGCTGCAAACGCTAATGCTAATAGGAGTAGAAAAAAACAGGAGAACACAATCAAAGAAGAAATTCAAGCGAGTACAGGCAAGCTTAGTTCTTTACCTGAATTTCATACGGTTGCGGTATTACCACCGGCATTAAAGAGTCTAGTTTTTCTATGGGAAGAGCTCAGCAGCAATTGCCAGCAAGCCATCGAACAACAATCGATTTTACCCAGTCCCATATCGCAGATACAAACAATGAAGCTGGCGAAACGACCAATTCCGGAGAAACGTCCCAGAGAGGACAAAGTGAAAGAACGCGAGAAGAAAGGCAGCCGGAAGAAGAAGGAATGGAAGCCTATTGGCAGAGCTAACACATCTGAGGTTTTAGCGGGAATTGAACGCGAAACTATCTGCGAGCTTTGCGGGTCGATGTTTCCACATCCAGTTACTTATCATATGAAGATGATGCATCCAGGCTGTGGCTGGCACGCAGGCGGAAAAGGATACAACAGCGGCGGAAACTACTGTGTGGGATGGGCAGGCAACTGTGGCGATGGCGGGGTCGGTGGTAGCTCGTGGTATTTAATCTGCGACACGTGTAGAGATAAATATCTGAAGGccagaaaaaacaaatttgcaaAGAAATTTGTAAGCGGGATTTCGAAAAGAAAGAACGGCACGAGCAAAGTTCTATCTCCGATGAACAGTCCCGGTGGAAACGAGACtcatattattatgaaaaacaatGCGATGTTTCTGCTGGATCTGGCTAGTGCTTCTGGTTTTAATATCCCTAAACAACAGAGACGACCATCACAGACTTTGTCATCCGTAGCTGAAAATTATAGTCCTCCCGAGGCTACTGGACCGTTTCCACCAACTGGACCATTCCAATGTTTGCAAGCCTTAGGTATTCATCACTCGCAAAGTCATGATGAAAGGTACTACGAAGAAACTCTCAGACGTGAAAATGgacaacaaaataattatgagagTAACAACGGCACGTTCAACAACACGAATGGCAGA CCGTTGTCGGAGTATCCAACGAGTGATAGTGACAATGAAAGTGGCAAAAATCGTAGTACGTTTCATAGATCGGTGTCTATGTCTACCGGTGCACCATGGGCAAGAAACAGTAATGATGGTAGAGTCGTTATGATGAGGAAACGAAATAACAGCAGCAGCGAAATGAATAACG AAACAGGTTCTTCGCTTCTATGTTATCCATCCGCTGCACTACAGAAATTAGTGCCATCAATGGATCAATCTGCCATAGTATCCACTAGTCAAACTGAAGTAGCAAGTAACGATAGGATAGAAATTCTCATGAGGCCTGTAATGTTATTCGTTCTTCAACAGCACAACTTACAACATCTGCAGCTTGCGATGAAGCAAGCGTTGCGCCGTGCCGCTTGTCGAGTTTACGCGATGCAGGCGTTAAATTGGCTTTTAAGAAGCGTAACGCAACCAATTTGTTTGCACGACTTACTTTGGTGGTTTGTCTCGTCTCTTACACCGGTTATTCCTTCTGACAGTACGGATGCAAACGATGATGATAACAGAacggaaaaaaaggaagatcAC GATATAATTGGCGTCAGTGAACATCCTCTAAGTGATTTAGTGATAGCCGGAGAATCCGTTAATCCATTACCTACTGTGTTTCATACTTTATTACAAACAATTGCAGATTTAATGCTACTACCGCCACTTG gATCTCCGTTACAACAAGCTGCGATTCGATGTTGGGGTATTCGATTTACACCAGCAGATCATATGTTCCTACATAGAAGTCATGTATTTAGTAACATCAGTAAAATTCTTTCGCGATCcgaggaagaagaagatatAACGATGAGTATGCACGAAAGCCACCAGTCGACAGTTTCACAGCAGATAAGCAGTTGGGTGGAAGCTTTAAAGGATTTAACGTCCAACATTGAGATCAAAGCCTCTAGTAGACAAGCTATGATTGGTAGCCTTACGGACAATTCAACAGAAACATTCTGGGAATCTGGAGACGAAGATCGTAATAAAACTAAAGTGATTACAATTGTCTGTGGCGCACATTCCTTACCCAGAATGTTGTACGTACACATCGATAATTGCCGCGATTTAACA CACAAAGTATCGAATGTAACTTTCCTATCTGGTGTCAACGCCGatgaaatgataaaattaaggaCTGTAGAGATCGAAAGTAGATCAGCTGGATGGATTAACTGCCCAATTACtg ATCAACGTCATATGGTCGTGGGTATGGAATTAAAGGGGCCAGATAACTCTTTGAGAGTTCGTCAAATCAGAATGCTGGGTGAGATCGAAGGAGAATCTTTGAAAGTTGGAAAACAGCTAAGCGCACAGACTATTCAGCAAAGAAATTGCGAGGCAGAAACTTTGAAGGTGTTTCGACTAATCACATCTCAG GTATTTGGAAAACTTATACAAGGAGAGAAGCAACAACAGATGGAACCGACGGAAGTTACTAATGAAGATTTAGAGGACAGTAACGATCTTCGAGAGCATATGGTTGGAATATTATTCAGCAGAAGTAATTTAACACACTTACAGAAACAAGTGTGTACTCATATCGTGCAAGCGATTAGAAAGGAGACTATACGCTTGAGAGAAGAATGGGAAACACTTTTATGTTCACCGACACCCGCTAATAGTGTGTTGAGCGACAATAGTGATCTTCCAAAAGCGGCCGATACTTATTGCTTCGAAATGCTTTCTATGGTTCTTGCTCTAAGCGGTAGTTCTGTAGGGCAATATTACTTATCGCATCAGACTGGATTATTAAAAGATCTATTGAGTTTATTGCATACCGGATCGGCAAGAGTGCAGCGTCAA gtaACATCTCTCCTGCGGCGGATACTACCTGAAATTAAACCTGAAACATTAGCGAACGTTATAAATGTCGATCGACTGCCGCCTACTGATTTTAGTATTGTATCCGCGGCGAATAGTGGCTTTATTCACGCTTCAGATTTCGATGAACATTCCGCCGGTATTCTCGATGTATTTTTAAGCTGTATCGCGAAAGCATTAACTGTGCAAGTCAAAgtgaaaggaaaggaaaacaACGGCAAGGCGCTTCAAACTGTTTCGTTAGCTACCAGCATCCACCCAAAAAGTTACGTCGGAACGAGATGGTGGTTAAGGGGTTGCATGACGCGTAAGCTGGCAGAAGTGATAATTCAACTTTTAAAGGACATGGCATCG GGTAAGTTATCAGAAGAATGGGCATCTATAACAAAAGCAGCTATAGCGGAAAATATCCTAAACTTGACTAGACTGGACGAGAAGAGTCGCGATCCTACTGAATGCCTTCGATCTCCAACACTATGGTTAGCGCTTGCTTCTTTGTGCGTTTTGAATTCGGAACATGTAGAAAGATTATCATCTGGTCAATGGAGCGGTTCCGAAGGGCAGCCGTTGCCACCCAGg ccAACGTGTAGTAATCACGATGATGACGAAACCACCGCTATTATTCAGTGTAACGTTTGTGGTAATTTGTGCGCGGAATGTGATAGAATTCTACATCTTCATAGAAGAACAAGAACACATCTTAGACAAGTTTGtaaggaggaagaagaagcgATACGGGTAGATCTTCACGAAGGTTGTGGTAGAACGAAACTGTTCTGGATTTTGGCTCTGGCGGATAGCAGGACGCTGAAAGCATTGGTAGAATTTCGTGACGGGGCGCCGAGAAAGCCAGTTGGCGCCACTACTGGTATTTGTCGATTTTGTGGTACTACAGGGAATACGGGTTTACTAGCAATAGGCAACATTTGCGCCGATCATGATTGCCAGGAGCATGCGAAAAACGCATGTAACATGGTCCACTCCTGCGGTCATATTTGCGGGGGTGTTAGAAATGAGAGAACTTGCCTACCTTGCCTCCATCGTTGCTTATCAGGAACTGATTTGAAACAGGATGCCGATGATATGTGCATGATTTGCTTCACCGAGGCCTTGTCTTGCGCGCCAGCAATTCAGTTGCAATGCGGTCATGTATTCCATCTACATTGTTGCCGACACGTCTTGATGAAGCGTTGGGTGGGACCACGAATCACGTTCGGTTTCTCTCTGTGCCCGATCTGCAAAATACCGATGGATCATCCGACATTATCCGAGCAACTGGCTAGTGTGAAAGAGCTCTACGAGGACGTACGAAGGAAGGCGCTAATGCGCTTGGAATACGAAGGCTTacataa GGCCGAAGGAACTTTCGCACTTGGTGGTCGTTATCAGGATGCCGCTGCTTACGCGATGGAACGTTATGCGTATTACGTGTGTTACAAATGTCAGAAAGCTTATTACGGAGGTGAAGCGCGCTGTGATGCACAGTTGGGCGGGGAATCGTTTGATCCTGCTGAACTAGTTTGTGGAGGTTGTAGTGATGTGGCAAGGGCACAGATGTGTCCGAAGCATGGGGCAGACTTCCTCGAGTATAAATGCCGATATTGTTGCTCGGTGGCGGTATTCTTTTGTTTCGGTACAACACATTTCTGCAAGCCTTGCCACGATGACTTCCAGCGTGTTACCACTATTCCGAAGAGTGAGCTGCCCATATGTCCCGCTG GTCCCAAGGCTAAGCAATTGGAAGGAGATGAATGTCCGCTGCACGTGAAGCATCCACCGACGGGAGAAGAGTTCGCTCTAGGGTGCGGTATTTGCCGTAACGCGCACACATTCTAA